A part of Oncorhynchus masou masou isolate Uvic2021 chromosome 21, UVic_Omas_1.1, whole genome shotgun sequence genomic DNA contains:
- the pax9 gene encoding paired box protein Pax-9 isoform X2 translates to MEPAFGEVNQLGGVFVNGRPLPNAIRLRIVELAQLGIRPCDISRQLRVSHGCVSKILARYNETGSILPGAIGGSKPRVTTPTVVKHIRTYKQRDPGIFAWEIRDRLLADGVCDKFNLPSVSSISRILRNKIGNLSQQSQYESSKQSSHAPQPTLPYNHIYSYPTPIGASGTKVPTPPGMHSLPGHMAMHRIWPSSHSVTDILGIRSITEQQISDSSSFPSAKLEEWSVINRTHFPPSASSPLVNGVQDKPPHSIEPEAKYKQTQSGLPTVNSYVTAPSIPAYHPPTPVSPYMGYSATTSAYVTGPTWQPHSGSALYHHSCDNIAAPLAFKGMTAHHRDAIHPHAHPITASAL, encoded by the exons ATGG AGCCAGCCTTTGGAGAGGTGAACCAGCTCGGCGGGGTTTTTGTCAACGGCAGACCGCTTCCCAACGCAATCCGGCTGCGGATTGTAGAGCTCGCCCAGCTGGGCATCAGGCCTTGCGACATCAGCAGACAGCTCCGGGTCTCCCACGGCTGCGTCAGCAAGATACTGGCCCGGTACAACGAGACCGGCTCTATACTCCCGGGAGCGATCGGGGGCAGCAAACCACGGGTCACTACGCCTACAGTGGTCAAGCACATACGGACATACAAGCAGAGGGACCCGGGTATCTTCGCCTGGGAGATCCGGGACAGGCTACTGGCTGACGGAGTTTGTGACAAGTTCAATCTACCATCTGTGAGCTCCATCAGTAGGATCCTCCGCAACAAGATTGGGAATCTGTCCCAGCAGAGCCAGTATGAGTCCAGCAAGCAGTCGTCTCACGCACCACAACCAACGCTACCATACAACCACATATACTCGTATCCGACCCCCATCGGAGCCTCTGGGACCAAAGTACCGACTCCCCCGGGCATGCACTCCCTCCCTGGACACATGGCTATGCACAGGATATGGCCCTCCTCCCACTCGGTAACAGATATTCTGGGGATTCGGTCGATAACAGAGCAACAAA TTAGTGACAGTTCGTCCTTTCCCAGTGCCAAACTAGAAGAATGGAGCGTTATAAACAGGACACATTTTCCGCCGTCAGCAAGCTCTCCACTAGTCAATGGCGTGCAGGATAAACCACCGCATTCTATAGAACCTGAAGCAAAATACAAACAG ACGCAGAGTGGCTTGCCCACAGTGAACAGTTATGTCACAGCGCCCAGCATCCCAGCCTACCACCCTCCCACCCCAGTGTCGCCCTACATGGGGTACAGCGCCACCACGTCGGCCTATGTGACCGGTCCCACATGGCAGCCGCACAGTGGCAGTGCTCTCTATCACCACAGCTGTGACAACATTGCCGCTCCACTGGCCTTCAAGGGTATGACAGCCCACCACCGTGACGCCATCCACCCCCATGCCCACCCCATCACCGCCTCAGCACTGTAG
- the pax9 gene encoding paired box protein Pax-9 isoform X1, producing the protein MFSMTPEPAFGEVNQLGGVFVNGRPLPNAIRLRIVELAQLGIRPCDISRQLRVSHGCVSKILARYNETGSILPGAIGGSKPRVTTPTVVKHIRTYKQRDPGIFAWEIRDRLLADGVCDKFNLPSVSSISRILRNKIGNLSQQSQYESSKQSSHAPQPTLPYNHIYSYPTPIGASGTKVPTPPGMHSLPGHMAMHRIWPSSHSVTDILGIRSITEQQISDSSSFPSAKLEEWSVINRTHFPPSASSPLVNGVQDKPPHSIEPEAKYKQTQSGLPTVNSYVTAPSIPAYHPPTPVSPYMGYSATTSAYVTGPTWQPHSGSALYHHSCDNIAAPLAFKGMTAHHRDAIHPHAHPITASAL; encoded by the exons ATGTTTTCCATGACACCAGAGCCAGCCTTTGGAGAGGTGAACCAGCTCGGCGGGGTTTTTGTCAACGGCAGACCGCTTCCCAACGCAATCCGGCTGCGGATTGTAGAGCTCGCCCAGCTGGGCATCAGGCCTTGCGACATCAGCAGACAGCTCCGGGTCTCCCACGGCTGCGTCAGCAAGATACTGGCCCGGTACAACGAGACCGGCTCTATACTCCCGGGAGCGATCGGGGGCAGCAAACCACGGGTCACTACGCCTACAGTGGTCAAGCACATACGGACATACAAGCAGAGGGACCCGGGTATCTTCGCCTGGGAGATCCGGGACAGGCTACTGGCTGACGGAGTTTGTGACAAGTTCAATCTACCATCTGTGAGCTCCATCAGTAGGATCCTCCGCAACAAGATTGGGAATCTGTCCCAGCAGAGCCAGTATGAGTCCAGCAAGCAGTCGTCTCACGCACCACAACCAACGCTACCATACAACCACATATACTCGTATCCGACCCCCATCGGAGCCTCTGGGACCAAAGTACCGACTCCCCCGGGCATGCACTCCCTCCCTGGACACATGGCTATGCACAGGATATGGCCCTCCTCCCACTCGGTAACAGATATTCTGGGGATTCGGTCGATAACAGAGCAACAAA TTAGTGACAGTTCGTCCTTTCCCAGTGCCAAACTAGAAGAATGGAGCGTTATAAACAGGACACATTTTCCGCCGTCAGCAAGCTCTCCACTAGTCAATGGCGTGCAGGATAAACCACCGCATTCTATAGAACCTGAAGCAAAATACAAACAG ACGCAGAGTGGCTTGCCCACAGTGAACAGTTATGTCACAGCGCCCAGCATCCCAGCCTACCACCCTCCCACCCCAGTGTCGCCCTACATGGGGTACAGCGCCACCACGTCGGCCTATGTGACCGGTCCCACATGGCAGCCGCACAGTGGCAGTGCTCTCTATCACCACAGCTGTGACAACATTGCCGCTCCACTGGCCTTCAAGGGTATGACAGCCCACCACCGTGACGCCATCCACCCCCATGCCCACCCCATCACCGCCTCAGCACTGTAG